From Oncorhynchus tshawytscha isolate Ot180627B unplaced genomic scaffold, Otsh_v2.0 Un_contig_3761_pilon_pilon, whole genome shotgun sequence, one genomic window encodes:
- the LOC112237157 gene encoding OX-2 membrane glycoprotein-like isoform X2 — translation MNTFLVLLCLLSEAVSVNVVSRGDTRVDFNADASYTCTHADPTGVLQVTWQRLFKDDSVENLATYSKRFGAQIIDPHRGKVVFTEASLNSTSITVKNVTWADEACYICSFNVYPSGSRRKQTCLTVQGVSEVRATMHKVPSTEPKADMEVVVSCSATGSGGYVDCIVNNGMRTQRHERVLLPILPGEREVEKDDKRTSPWVVAVPVFLIISLLVILGCVELQKKKGCRQAALATTADEQDRLRSIV, via the exons ATGAATACTTTTCTCGTTCTCTTATGCTTGCTCTCTGAAG CGGTCTCTGTCAACGTCGTATCTAGAGGAGACACCAGGGTTGACTTCAATGCCGACGCATCATATACCTGCACCCATGCGGACCCGACAGGTGTGCTGCAAGTCACCTGGCAGAGGCTGTTCAAAGACGACTCGGTGGAGAATCTGGCCACCTACAGCAAGCGGTTTGGAGCTCAAATCATAGACCCGCACCGAGGCAAGGTGGTTTTCACGGAAGCATCTCTCAACTCGACGTCTATTACCGTGAAAAACGTAACATGGGCAGACGAAGCCTGCTATATTTGTTCCTTCAATGTTTACCCGAGTGGATCAAGACGCAAGCAGACGTGTCTTACCGTTCAAG GTGTATCTGAAGTGAGAGCCACAATGCATAAAGTCCCCAGCACTGAACCTAAAGCAGACATGGAGGTTGTGGTCAGCTGCTCTGCCACAG GCTCCGGGGGATACGTGGACTGTATCGTAAACAATGGGATGAGGACACAGAGACACGAGCGGGTCCTGCTTCCTATTCtccctggagagagggaggttgaaaAGG ATGACAAGAGGACATCCCCGTGGGTGGTTGCcgttccagtgttcctaatcatttCGCTTTTAGTCATCTTGGGTTGTGTCGAGCTTCAAAAGAAAAAAG GTTGCAGGCAAGCAGCGTTGGCAACCACAGCAGACGAGCAGGACCGTCTTAGGAGCATTGTGTAA
- the LOC112237157 gene encoding OX-2 membrane glycoprotein-like isoform X1: MNTFLVLLCLLSEAVSVNVVSRGDTRVDFNADASYTCTHADPTGVLQVTWQRLFKDDSVENLATYSKRFGAQIIDPHRGKVVFTEASLNSTSITVKNVTWADEACYICSFNVYPSGSRRKQTCLTVQGVSEVRATMHKVPSTEPKADMEVVVSCSATGKPAPWIQWNLSAAALIKTPNNWTVINKDQTVTANSNITLQLLPGSGGYVDCIVNNGMRTQRHERVLLPILPGEREVEKDDKRTSPWVVAVPVFLIISLLVILGCVELQKKKGCRQAALATTADEQDRLRSIV; encoded by the exons ATGAATACTTTTCTCGTTCTCTTATGCTTGCTCTCTGAAG CGGTCTCTGTCAACGTCGTATCTAGAGGAGACACCAGGGTTGACTTCAATGCCGACGCATCATATACCTGCACCCATGCGGACCCGACAGGTGTGCTGCAAGTCACCTGGCAGAGGCTGTTCAAAGACGACTCGGTGGAGAATCTGGCCACCTACAGCAAGCGGTTTGGAGCTCAAATCATAGACCCGCACCGAGGCAAGGTGGTTTTCACGGAAGCATCTCTCAACTCGACGTCTATTACCGTGAAAAACGTAACATGGGCAGACGAAGCCTGCTATATTTGTTCCTTCAATGTTTACCCGAGTGGATCAAGACGCAAGCAGACGTGTCTTACCGTTCAAG GTGTATCTGAAGTGAGAGCCACAATGCATAAAGTCCCCAGCACTGAACCTAAAGCAGACATGGAGGTTGTGGTCAGCTGCTCTGCCACAGGTAAACCAGCACCTTGGATCCAATGGAACCTATCTGCTGCAGCACTCATAAAGACACCTAACAACTGGACTGTCATTAACAAAGACCAAACTGTCACAGCCAATAGCAACATCACCCTCCAACTGTTGCCAGGCTCCGGGGGATACGTGGACTGTATCGTAAACAATGGGATGAGGACACAGAGACACGAGCGGGTCCTGCTTCCTATTCtccctggagagagggaggttgaaaAGG ATGACAAGAGGACATCCCCGTGGGTGGTTGCcgttccagtgttcctaatcatttCGCTTTTAGTCATCTTGGGTTGTGTCGAGCTTCAAAAGAAAAAAG GTTGCAGGCAAGCAGCGTTGGCAACCACAGCAGACGAGCAGGACCGTCTTAGGAGCATTGTGTAA
- the LOC112237156 gene encoding OX-2 membrane glycoprotein — translation MARVKSYLTLLLLFLPEGLSQLVRTQQVVIATLGEDAHFSCRLMKPKDVLQVTWQKVTPGATENVATYNKRFGPVVNPPFQRNVEFEDEGLQNCSIVIRGVSRGDESCYKCLFNAYPEGAISGRTCLQINELYGPSLLITQTNNSHTTLSCSATGRPAPTITWDHIENICLDKSTMADVTHPNETVTVTITAMVAASSLPDKDTRVGCVASSVGAVKDVSMVIPTRDQASFAGTVDGCSDGFNVSHCWNLCNTLVS, via the exons ATGGCTCGTGTTAAAAGTTACCTTACTCTTCTGCTGCTATTCCTTCCTGAGG GGCTCTCTCAGCTGGTGAGAACACAGCAGGTTGTCATAGCAACCCTTGGAGAGGATGCTCACTTCAGCTGCAGGCTCATGAAACCCAAAGATGTGCTTCAAGTCACCTGGCAGAAAGTGACACCAGGGGCGACTGAAAATGTGGCCACCTACAACAAACGATTTGGACCAGTAGTCAACCCACCTTTTCAGAGGAACGTGGAGTTTGAAGACGAGGGACTGCAGAACTGCTCTATTGTCATCAGAGGAGTGTCAAGAGGAGACGAGTCCTGCTACAAGTGTCTGTTTAACGCCTATCCAGAGGGAGCTATCAGTGGCAGGACCTGCCTCCAAATTAATG AGCTGTATGGACCCTCACTCCTCATCACACAAACCAACAACAGTCACACcactctgtcctgttctgctacTGGACGACCTGCTCCTACAATAACCTGGGACCACATAGAAAACATCTGTCTAGACAAATCCACCATGGCTGACGTCACCCATCCCAATGAAACAGTCACTGTCACCATAACTGCCATGGTGGCAGCGTCCAGTCTACCTGACAAAGACACCAGGGTTGGGTGTGTAGCATCATCCGTTGGGGCCGTCAAGGATGTTTCCATGGTGATTCCAACTAGGGATCAAGCTTCATTTGCAG GTACAGTGGATGGCTGCAGTGATGGGTTCAATGTGTCTCATTGCTGGAATCTGTGTAATACTTTGGTTTCTTAA